In one Chiloscyllium punctatum isolate Juve2018m chromosome 17, sChiPun1.3, whole genome shotgun sequence genomic region, the following are encoded:
- the LOC140487799 gene encoding protein PML-like, whose protein sequence is MASPKLRKYGITPTAQSNPKETLVFFDLETTGLGRYCDIVQLSAVSGEKVFNKYIVPNKPMSKGAEKVTGIQVIDGILYLRGKSQTTCSLQDAMTAFLKFLQSLDRPLLIGHNIWRFDSPVILRAWKRLSMKDQFAGCVTGFLDTLWLAKEVIPRSDVSSYRQCHLVQDIIGEDYEAHNAIEDVKSLQKLYTSLEFTPEQRQKSQFSLCHLESGVSPRRKKKTTLNQ, encoded by the exons atggcgtCACCTAAA CTTAGAAAGTATGGAATAACACCTACAGCACAGAGTAATCCCAAGGAAACCCTAGTCTTCTTTGACCTGGAAACCACTGGCCTAG GAAGATATTGCGATATAGTGCAGCTGTCGGCAGTGAGTGGTGAGAAGGTATTCAACAAGTATATCGTGCCTAACAAACCTATGTCAAAGGGAGCTGAAAAAGTTACTGGAATACAGGTCATAGATGGAATTTTGTACCTGAGAGGAAAATCTCAGACAACCTGCAGTCTCCAGGATGCCATGACAGCTTTCCTCAAGTTCCTGCAGTCACTGGACAGGCCTCTGTTAATAGGTCACAATATCTGGAGATTTGATAGCCCAGTTATTCTGAGAGCCTGGAAAAGGTTGTCCATGAAAGATCAATTTGCTGGATGTGTGACTGGATTCCTGGATACGTTATGGCTGGCCAAGGAAGTTATTCCCAGGTCAGATGTCAGCAGCTATCGTCAATGTCATCTAGTGCAAGACATTATTGGGGAAGATTATGAAGCTCATAATGCTATTGAAGATGTAAAGAGCTTGCAGAAGCTGTACACTTCTCTTGAATTTACTCCAGAGCAGAGGCAGAAAAGTCAGTTTTCTCTCTGTCATCTTGAAAGTGGTGTCTCCCCCAGAAGGAAAAAGAAAACAACATTAAACCAGTAA